The sequence below is a genomic window from Silene latifolia isolate original U9 population chromosome 7, ASM4854445v1, whole genome shotgun sequence.
aggtaaaacaagcaataaaattaaggaaataaacaaataGTAAAAgacactaggatatcatgggatcatagggaaatcatggtgagataacataaatgagtcacattgatgcaagcaattattattgttggaatcgagttagtttatgtcttacaattccatagaaggtttgggtcccggagccgagtcggtcacaactttacaacacctactgtgacacccccataatccaagtgccttaccaggaccacttaaggtatgagaacgtcaccatctcggttacccgaggcaatgatactcaaatagacaataacgaaacgtatttaaatgataataaagtttaagtgatacaagccaaactccaaaactgttaaaggGAAAAAATACAAGGTTCTTaaaactgtcaactactaaacaactacaaaaagttcgacacaacggaagacttctaaaactgctacgtggtgactcatcccagctatcccatgcgcatcgtctcatacctgctcaataactgatcaccacccccgaatggatcaccacggtttttaaaatatttaaacggggtcagtactaattacataaaacaaatgccataaaggaacaatatcacaaacagcacaaacagctcaacaaaccccagtctccatctcaaatctccacacaactaactacacactaaagtgtgtagccctgccagagtactcatcgcaacaagtactccacgccgccagtgggggaccgcagccgtacctaccaaatccctgctcatctccattgagcgataaacctaagtttccttaatgtgcacatccccttctgtggcgggttccacagagggcgaaccaagggcgtgaagccactcccgcaagtgactccactcagccagggacgtgccccgaagatcacagacagttatacaacaacaatcacattacgttaccaacaatcaccaaatcagaatccaatgtcaatacgatatacaacaacaacagtaatcaccaaccacacttatgtaattaatactgagtagggaaaaccctacctggaaaagcaaccaCCACAGatgatctagcagctaatcagaattctcctctacgaatccccctcctataacatgtatacatCCAATTACTACCACAtacatacaaatcacccaaaaccctcaaaatcactcaattagggttttaaagaaactcaaccaaatgctataaaaaattatacaaggaacttacccttgacacgatgatcacaacggcgtaaagaacaagatgatccgactctcctagccttggggatttgctaatgatgcgatgaatcAACTTACGTAACTTCTTTATTTCAATTTAGGTTTTTAAAATGATAAAGaggtttaagaaaagtgacggaactcattatatattaatctctCATCATttacaaaacccgtcaaaactcagcccgtaaactcacttactcgatcgagtaaggcacttactcgatcgagtgccccctactcgatcgagtacccaacttactcgatcaagtgccttacaggcagactactgttttgcgtaaaaaaactacttactcgacaaagtaagtcccactcgatagagtacccaaagacatagaaaaccgtagtattacagtcttccctccttaaaaaggtacttcgtccccgaagttcaacccatacccaaaacaaacatactaactcgattaagacacaacaacgcaactaaagcctcaaaaaaaaaacccaacctatcaaacatgaattcttaacaccaactccaccaactatgcctacctccacaacacggctcacgatatcgtatcaactacttcaaagtctctctcgacaccaactccaaacactgccaactactatccacaaaagctgctagctccgtaacatattatccactagaaaatgccatatcaagacactcataacatcaaacggaatgttacattctaccacccttgaaaggaacttcgtcctcgaagtttactcacacttataaacattatcatccaactgccaaaactatggaactcataatcatcatcatccaactgccaacactatcgaaatattctcgcactcctagacatcacactactacaagcacggccatgaccttttaacaaaatcaaccacaccAAAGATCCATCATTTATggtacaccaacactctacttccaattatactacaacatgcacaaccatgaaactctcttttatcgcatcctactcctcttaagacaaatttTACATCctcataactcactaatacttGATCCTTagatatatcttctcattatcctcatcaccaccacatgtcaaagataaccgcctataacctcatacctataaccattcctattttcaaggctctcttacttaaacagttcgcatacctcaattcattctgcattccatctaaccaataccacaaaattcttagcataaccaacactccaactcttccatATTACCAGaacacaacatacctctctatataaaacacctatcgccaaaagcctaactcacgatccacacttgttacgtacactcccactagatcctcaaattcttttctttcattactacAAAAcccatacataacttaacatgatactaattcccaacaccctacactcactgtctcaacaaaataGGAGCTTTAAATATTTTTCTATGTGGAGTGGGGCTGCAGAATTTTTGCCTAAAGTTTAGGAGGTTTGGGACAGAAATATCCTAGGCACCAAGATGTTCTGTATTGTGAAAAAGCTTAAGGAGTTGAAAGCTGTCCTCAAAGAATTGAACAAAACCTGTTATGCTGATATTGAAGTTCAAACTGTTGAGGCTGAGAAAGAACTTAATGCTATTCAACTGCAGTTGAGTGAGTATCCCACTAGATCTGATCTGGTTAGTCAGGAGATAGTTGTTATGGCAAAACTTAGGAGACTACTTAAAGATAGAGACAGTTTCCTTCAGCAGAAAGCAAAGGCTCAATGGCTAGAGGAGGGGGACACAAATTCAGCTTATTTCCATGGTATTATCAGAAAAAAATGCATGAGGAACACTGTCATCCAAATTGAGGACCAGCATGGAAATGTTTGTTCTGATAGTAGTAGCATTCAGAGTGCCTTCTTGGAATACTATCAAGGTTTACTTGGAAGTAAAAAGTCCACTGAGAGTGTGAGGGATGCTGTCTTGGCCTATGGTAATGTTTGTAATGATGATCATGTTGAGATAATGAACAAGCCAGTGACTTTTGAGGAGGTAAAACAGGTGGTGTTCTCTATTCCCATCGACAAAGCCCTAGGACCTGATGGGTTTTCAAGTGGTTTTTTTCGAGATGCTTAGGGTGTGATTGGCCAGGATGTTTTTGAGGCAGTAAAGGACTTCTTTATAACTGGTCAATTACTTAACCAGATAAATGCAACCAATGTTTGCCTGATTCCCAAATGTGAGAGACCAAACTCTGTGAAACAATTTAGGCACATTGCCTGCTGTAATATGATATACAAGATCATTTCTAAACTCCTTTGCAACAGATTAGCTCTAGTTTTACCAGATATTATCCATGAATGTCAGGGAGCTTTTGTTCAAGGGAGGTCCATCAATGAAAATGTCCTGATTTGTCAAGATATTGTGCATCAGTATTCCAGAAAGAATGTGTCACCTAGATGCCTTTTCAAAATTGACTTGCAAAAAGCCTATGATACAGTTGAATGGGAATTTGTGGAGCAAATGTTGACTGGTCTGAAGTTTCCAAGACATTTTATTAATCTGATTATGGCCTGCCTTCAGTCCACTTCGTTTACTTTGGTCTTGAATGGGAATAATTTTGGGTATTTCAAAGGTATGAGAGGTCTGCGTCAAGGAGATCATGTGTCTCCTCTCATTTTTACGATCTGTATGGAATACTTGACAAGACTCATTAAGTTTGCTACAGCAATATGgccatttcattatcatcctctATGTAAGGGACTCAAGCTCACTCATCTTATGTTTGCGGATGATTTGTTGATGTTTTGTAAAGGGGATGCTCCTTCTATTCTCCTACTTTTGAGAGCATTCACCTCCTTCTTTAAAGCTTCAGGATTAAGCATGAATAACAGTAAGtcagaaatttttttttaatgGGATGCAGGAAGACTTACAGCATGACATTCTTGCTGTGTCTGGTTTCCAGGAAGGCAAAATGCCTTTTAAATACCTAGGAGTACCCATACAGCcaggaaagatgaacaaaagggaCTGTAACAGTCTGATAGAAAAGATGGTGTCTAAAATTCGTAGTCTTGGTGCAAAGAAGTTATCATATGCAGGAAGAGTAGTTCTAATAAATTCAGTGCTCAACACTCTATACAATTATTGGGCTGCCATGTTTATTATTCCAAAGAGTGTTATTAAGAGATTAGAAGCTATCTGCAGGAAGTTTCTATGGAGTAGCTCTTCTGATTACCACAGAGTTCCACTGGTGGGATGGGATAGAGTTACCTTGCCTAAGGATGAAGGAGGCCTGGGTATTAAAAAAGCAGATATGTGGAATACTGCCTCAGTGGAAAAACTGGTGAATTGGTTATATACCAAACCTGACAGGCTTTGGATAAAATGGGTTGCAAATGTGTATTTAAAAGGAATAGAATGGCATGATTATATCCCTGGTAACGATTCCCCTTGGACCTGGAAGAGCATTATAATTCTTGGACTTCTTCTACCAAAGGATACTCTATTCGAAGTGGATATGAATGGTTGATGGGTCAGCACCCCAAAACTGGCTGGTCTAATCTTGTATGGAATAATTGGAACATACCTAAACACTCCTTTGTTGCTTGGATGATTATGCAAGATGGACTAAACATTAGAACCAAGCTTTATGCTATTGGTTTATGCCCTGATGATACCTGCATTTTGTGTGGGGATCAGCCTGAGACAATTGCCCACCTCTTTTCAGAGTGCAAGTTCACCAGTAAGGTTAAGGAGAGTATTGCAGAATGGATTGGTAAGCCATTGCCTGATCTTAATGCATTACTATCTGCAAACAAGAACAGATTGCAATGGAAGGCTTCTGCGTGTGTTCAAACTGCATTCTGGTATACTATCTGGTTTCAGAGAAACAATGCGAGACATCAGCTGTGTGTTAAGAGACCTGACATTATAGCACATCAACTGAAGCAGCTAATTCAGGGAAGAATCCGTAGCAAAATGTGTAATCTAGATAGCAATGGTGCCAATGATTGGCAGGCAACCATAGGATTTATGTGTTAGAATGCCTTAGGGGTGATTCGAACCAAGTCCTTGTAATTATGATTGTCTTTTTTTTGATATATttaatatactcacatttcacctaaaaaaaaatattataaaccACTTGCAGCTCTAAGAtctgtacaacacatgttccactattcacttgccattactatgtctaccaatgcctcatcttaaaacaagatcaaaattactgtaacaacctctcacaactgtgtcccatcaacaaaatatcgctataccatgccggcaacagaaacatacacaactctcttccatatcatactctaccctcacacccaagctgaaactggtaagaaacattaataaacaaaacaactatcTATATGTACAACCCGAAACTCATAGGAAGCAACAtataacaaaacaacaatctatgtataactggtatgtactttcgaaactcgaatcgtaatcatcccgtctactccaccacaaccggtgacggtatCGCAACACCGCCTCCAACAGCTGCACCGCAGCGCGAAACTACCCggatcacaacacgaagtaccatgcccagatcaccacccgaggcacaacaaccacatcgatagacatcgccACTTACACTATTCTCATACACACTGACTCAGGACaacttcccggacaagaaaacttactcaaaaccgctttactagatcacaacacaacatattgtATGGAATAAatagataagcacctcatgaacatcatccctaccatttcacggaatacacatgtattatcAATACACTtacaattataactagccatgccagatcaatcaaattattacctttttgaatatcattcaattaggttaccgtacttaacatatagaacattcagataactttataactatcacaccctaccacttctcgtgaggtcagaacctcacacaaacatttatacacatcataaacccgtaatcacatccaactagtcaatcctgatcacgtaagttaccacctgataaaggttacctctcgcccgagcttaactcgtatgcccctcataacacattctcccattcgtatAACCAACACCTCCTGCCAaacataaccataccattaatactcaactactagcaaccgcctcctataaccacatcttatacttcctcacaaccatacacatcAATCGGGTCTCTGCAAAaccaacctctttagaatggtcatctttcctatttatcaccACCCTTAACCATTAGCggcaacacctcaacactaccaccgttcggacatcaaacctcttacacccatctctaaacattacgatttctttcctatctttggctaacatcccaaataacgaacatcaaacctaTCAACataattacctcaacattatttgcAATATTATCTTaattgtattgtcatccaaccctccaccaaatatctcgtatcgtgcaaatactccaccaacgtcttactcccttaattcctcgaaactcatgattaatcatgttgtcctgaaactcctatataaccattaattaacatcctcatgataatatcacacatctcgacgattcattacttctttatcacataactccggtcaacatttttctcagcttactttttacccttattttctctttacactcaacaataccaattaatagttcaactccttattacttctatctaactctttagtgctccggttaccatctcattactccaaaactcgaattccattatttcatatcagtatcatctcactctttcttaccatggatcttctcttatcatgctatcactcacacttatcaccaatcagtccagaccatctcatgctatcactcacactcatcaccaatcatcatttttttttttttgaattccaaaactcatttcataccgttaattgcccaaggaaatcacacattaggtTCACCTCTTGAtactacaaattcccaaactcactcactatctgtaaatccacgtcgcgacatgtctccattaagtccactatataccactattctcaattcctctaaaacgtcCTTTCATtgcatatattcttaaccaacacaattgctacccatctccctccataattctttacacatctcaagttgctactatccacatccttcctttcaatcttttcattctcacgttccttagactcacatcatcccttgcccaccttcacttacttttacattactcaacacacaatcatatcactcatctcatctcaccaaaacatgctccatgcctcaataagccttaccaatcttccttttctttcccactacctatcacaaccacatataactcatgtcctccccaccgaacgcgtactcaccacaggtgccactccttacatcataagattgggtaacttacgcatcaggaccagcacatacgtaaaacaatgcatgaAGAAGccaaagaacacctttgaattaaacataatatgcaacgaagacaaaagataagcatatgacccaaaacaggggtcactagatcgagtacaggccactcgatcgagtgagtgacttactcgatcgagtaggtgaaggtcagaagcacgtaaaacaaattactaaggctattcgatcgagtaaggttactcgatcaagtaacaagaggtgcactcgatcgagtgagggtcactcgatcgagtaccctacgcatttctcagcactgttcaattttcgtaaaacggtcataactcactcgtttcttggtcgttttgggcgtgtgacctatcgttagaattgtaacagaacaagctatcacctccaattggaataacattaaaat
It includes:
- the LOC141590358 gene encoding uncharacterized protein LOC141590358, producing MGQHPKTGWSNLVWNNWNIPKHSFVAWMIMQDGLNIRTKLYAIGLCPDDTCILCGDQPETIAHLFSECKFTSKVKESIAEWIGKPLPDLNALLSANKNRLQWKASACVQTAFWYTIWFQRNNARHQLCVKRPDIIAHQLKQLIQGRIRSKMCNLDSNGANDWQATIGFMC